In one window of Cydia fagiglandana chromosome 1, ilCydFagi1.1, whole genome shotgun sequence DNA:
- the LOC134669812 gene encoding uncharacterized protein LOC134669812: MGKRKRSRSRDDDYDSILRKVKKLEQRLKNRRRSSSRSPSIEQENIDVNIDVHQSETQSPLRDMEFTEADNNDNVNEACLNNKSVDNAEQTTNVEPELDPNILSILGDDPHNENTFGEKLHKDVSTRWQHLLINGLQKEVKSEIIKLYPVPENCSSLKAPKLNLEIKAALTEMNLKKDNFSENKQNQLSSGIAALGKALTVAFSSNPSSQDLIKYLSDAGRLLCDYHYRESQSRRYSIINTLNKQTRDTIRDTKLDEYLFGSDLADHLKSSKAIEKSGLELKPVYTPRVQSKVDPAVQHQRGALNSRGASRTAASETRPYAAARRSPDIAPTTRDRRHEPSTSRSSYYHRQRGRRR, encoded by the exons ATGGGGAAAAGGAAAAGGTCGCGTTCTAGGGACGACGATTACGACAGTATATTAAGAAAGGTTAAGAAACTTGAACAGCGGTTAAAAAATCGTCGACGAAGTAGTTCGCGCTCGCCGTCTATAGAACAGGAAAATATAGATGTGAATATAGACGTGCATCAATCGGAAACGCAGTCGCCGTTGCGGGATATGGAATTTACCGAAGCAG ATAATAATGACAACGTGAATGAAGCTTGTTTAAATAACAAGAGTGTAGATAACGCTGAACAGACTACAAACGTGGAACCCGAGTTGGACCCTAATATTTTAAGCATCTTAGGAGATGACCCCCATAACGAGAATACTTTTGGTGAAAAATTACACAAGGATGTTTCAACTAGATGGCAACATCTTTTGATAAACGggttacaaaaagaagtgaaatccgaaataataaaattatatccaGTTCCTGAAAACTGCAGTAGCTTGAAGGCGCCGAAACTTAATTTAGAAATAAAGGCGGCCCTTACCGAAATGAACTTGAAAAAAGATAACTTTAGCGAGAATAAACAAAATCAGTTATCCAGCGGTATTGCAGCTCTAGGCAAAGCGTTAACCGTCGCATTTAGTAGCAACCCGTCTTCTCAAGACCTAATAAAATACTTGAGCGATGCGGGACGCTTGTTGTGCGATTACCATTACAGAGAATCTCAATCGCGTCGATACTCTATCATAAATACTTTAAATAAACAGACACGCGATACTATTAGGGATACTAAACTGGACGAATATCTCTTTGGGTCTGATCTTGCCGATCATTTAAAGTCATCCAAGGCGATTGAGAAATCGGGATTAGAATTAAAGCCCGTGTACACGCCGCGGGTGCAATCAAAAGTAGATCCGGCCGTTCAACATCAACGAGGGGCTTTAAACTCACGGGGGGCGTCGCGGACAGCAGCCTCCGAGACGCGCCCGTACGCCGCTGCCCGGAGATCGCCAGACATCGCTCCGACGACCAGGGATCGCCGACACGAACCGTCAACGAGCCGCTCGAGCTACTATCATCGTCAGCGAGGGAGGAGACGCTGA